The following proteins are co-located in the Pyricularia oryzae 70-15 chromosome 1, whole genome shotgun sequence genome:
- a CDS encoding proline iminopeptidase, with amino-acid sequence MLRRLLLHGQYLITQFSFEVPLDYKAPDGPKLMLYGSSVTKNDRPIVSQTYHPQQRPWMVYNEGGPGYGNSEPESMPLTKAALSRGYQVLYLDYRGTGLSTPVTARLLESKGDAQRQADYLKLFRQDNIVRDLEAVRKVVTADYPEELRQWTIFGHSFGGFVSLTYLSWFPESLREVFISGGLAPIGRTADEVYEATYRKVAERNTAYFNKFPEDRQLLAEIAAFLASNPGASVQLPAGGALTFPRLLTMGLNFGSHGGLDAVHSLLVRITSDLGQVGYISYPTLAIIEKALPFDVAPIYAILHEAIYCDGTASNWAAQRLGEAAEGFAWLAGASDPVAFTQQVASGSGKSADQQPLFRFSGEMIYKMHFETHPELRRMREAADILARFDGWDKLYDEAQLARNEVPVYATSYVDDMYVDAGFARETAAKVKGTKVFETNVLYHNAIRARSEEVFAQLWRLRDDPID; translated from the exons ATGCTCAGACGGTTGCTTCTTCACG GTCAATACCTGATCACACAATTCTCGTTCGAGGTGCCACTTGACTACAAGGCCCCAGATGGACCCAAGCTTATGCTGTATGGCTCCAGCGTCACCAAGAATGACCGCCCCATTGTTTCGCAGACCTACCACCCGCAACAGCGGCCGTGGATGGTCTACAACGAGGGCGGGCCAGGCTACGGCAACTCGGAGCCCGAGTCCATGCCCCTCACCAAGGCCGCGCTAAGCCGTGGCTATCAGGTCCTGTATCTGGACTATCGCGGAACGGGCCTCAGCACCCCGGTCACGGCGCGGCTTCTGGAGAGCAAAGGTGATGCGCAAAGGCAGGCCGACTATCTGAAGCTGTTCCGCCAGGACAACATTGTGCGGGATCTCGAGGCGGTCAGGAAGGTCGTCACGGCCGACTACCCCGAGGAGCTGCGCCAATGGACCATCTTTGGTCATTCGTTTGGCGGCTTCGTCTCCCTGACGTACTTGAGCTGGTTCCCCGAGTCGCTGCGCGAGGTCTTTATCAGCGGCGGCCTGGCGCCCATCGGACGGACTGCAGATGAGGTCTACGAGGCCACGTACCGCAAGGTCGCCGAGCGCAACACGGCATACTTTAACAAGTTCCCTGAAGACAGGCAGCTGCTGGCCGAGATCGCGGCCTTTCTCGCCAGCAACCCCGGCGCCTCGGTCCAGCTGCCTGCAGGCGGCGCCCTCACGTTCCCGCGGCTGCTGACGATGGGTCTGAACTTTGGTTCCCACGGCGGCTTGGACGCGGTGCACTCGCTCCTGGTCCGCATCACGTCGGACCTGGGCCAGGTCGGGTACATATCGTACCCGACGCTCGCCATAATCGAAAAGGCGCTCCCATTCGACGTGGCGCCCATCTACGCCATCCTGCACGAGGCCATCTACTGCGACGGCACCGCGTCCAACTGGGCCGCGCAGCGACTGGGCGAGGCCGCGGAAGGGTTCGCGTGGCTGGCCGGCGCCAGCGACCCCGTCGCCTTTACGCAGCAGGTGgccagcggcagcggcaagtCGGCGGACCAGCAGCCCCTCTTCCGCTTCTCGGGCGAGATGATCTACAAGATGCACTTTGAGACGCACCCGGAGCTGAGGCGCATGCGCGAGGCGGCCGACATACTGGCGCGGTTCGACGGTTGGGACAAGCTGTACGACGAGGCGCAGCTGGCGAGGAACGAGGTGCCCGTCTACGCCACGAGCTACGTCGACGACATGTACGTCGACGCCGGGTTCGCCAGGGAGACGGCCGCCAAGGTCAAGGGCACCAAGGTGTTTGAGACGAACGTGCTGTACCACAATGCCATCAGAGCGCGGTCCGAAGAGGTGTTTGCACAGCTGTGGAGGTTGCGGGACGACCCTATTGATTAG
- a CDS encoding cation efflux family protein yields the protein MVGKRGVFNNQSQPLLKTKNHSDTKIRSHGTPRQQRVERDLENGNEYYSYNNSPLARRRPNIWRFQDAAQTVIDDNRRAQLQKELLHGIDRMTFEKSRKSQEEIAQIKNKKLRAFYEEQNERINDWLEVDAVVMAIADDVLESMDPDPDRDGHMERHGGLHDVHGRIDELLPLEVQQKRANEKKKATWAININVLANILLVLAKILAVFTTGSLSLLASLVDSVLDLLCTVIIWTTNKVVGWRLDSLQKRFPVGRRRLEPLGIVVFSIIMVLSFMQILKESVEKLLPLEGHVEDLGSTAVGSMLATIILKGLIGLGCLPIKTTQVQALVQDCKTDVIFNTISLLFPFIGAKAHIWWLDPAGAALLSLYIIYDWGKTCFENIIRLSGEIADRHTYQKLMYMAYRFSPVVIGVKNIVAYHCGDGVWAEFDLLLDENTSLRRSHDIAETLQYCAEGLTEIDRCFVTTDYSSSGPAGHGHAIESS from the exons ATGGTTGGGAAACGCGGCGTCTTCAACAACCAGTCTCAGCCGCTGCTCAAGACGAAAAACCATAGCGACACTAAAATCCGGAGCCACGGCACGCCACGCCAGCAGCGAGTCGAACGCGATCTCGAAAACGGCAACGAGTATTACAGCTACAACAACTCGCCtctcgcccgccgccgacccaACATATGGCGCTTCCAGGATGCCGCCCAGACGGTCATAGACGACAACCGCCGTGCTCAGCTGCAGAAGGAGCTGCTGCACGGCATCGACCGCATGACCTTTGAGAAGTCTCGCAAGTCACAGGAAGAGATTGCTCAgatcaagaacaagaagctaCGTGCGTTCTACGAGGAGCAGAACGAGCGCATCAACGACTGGCTCGAGGTCGACGCCGTGGTCATGGCCATCGCCGACGACGTGCTCGAGTCTATGGATCCCGACCCGGACCGCGATGGACACATGGAGCGGCATGGCGGCCTGCACGATGTGCACGGGCGCATCGACGAGCTGCTACCGCTCGAGGTTCAGCAAAAGCGAGCcaacgagaagaagaaggcgaCCTGGGCCATCAACATCAACGTGCTTGCAAacatactgctggtgcttgcCAAGATCCTTGCTGTCTTCACAACCGGCTCTTTGTCTCTGCTTGCCTCCTTGGTGGACTCGGTGCTTGATTTATTATGCACTGTTATCATTTGGACGACGAACAAGGTCGTTGGATGGCGTCTCGACTCGCTTCAAAAACGTTTCCCTGTTGGACGCCGTCGGCTGGAACCTTTGGGGATCGTGGTGTTTTCCATAATCATGGTACTTTCTTTCATGCAGATTCTGAAAGAGTCTGTTGAGAAGCTGTTGCCCCTGGAAGGACACGTCGAAGACCTCGGTTCCACTGCTGTCGGCTCGATGCTGGCCACTATCATTCTCAAAGGCCTGATAGGACTCGGTTGCCTGCCCATAAAAACGACCCAAGTTCAAGCTCTAGTCCAGGACTGCAAGACCGACGTCATCTTTAACACGATCTCCCTGTTGTTTCCCTTCATCGGAGCAAAGGCCCACATATGGTGGCTCGAT CCCGCTGGAGCCGCTCTACTTTCCCTATATATCATATACGACTGGGGTAAGACGTGTTTCGAAAACATTATTCGCCTGTCGGGCGAAATCGCCGACCGTCACACGTACCAAAAGCTCATGTATATGGCATACCGCTTCTCGCCCGTGGTCATCGGCGTCAAGAATATTGTCGCTTACCACTGCGGTGATGGAGTCTGGGCGGAGTTCGACTTGCTGCTAGACGAAAACACCAGTCTGCGCAGGAGTCACGACATTGCGGAAACGCTGCAATACTGCGCCGAGGGCCTGACAGAAATCGATAGATGTTTTGTGACTACCGACTATTCTTcttctgggcctgctgggcaCGGGCATGCCATTGAGTCTAGTTGA